From one Polynucleobacter sp. UK-FUSCHL-C3 genomic stretch:
- a CDS encoding ribonucleoside-diphosphate reductase subunit alpha has translation MTFADPQAAGQSSSVNQGGLGAGASLTQTPSANFVAGGVGLAQATQLSDYKIIRRNGSVVAFEPSKIAIAVTKAFLAVNGGQGAASARIREQVEQLTQNVVRALLRSRPNGGTFHIEDIQDQVELTLMRSGEHNVARAYVLYREKRNQERAAQQSASQDQAADAALPSVQVNDNGISKPLNVVGLRTVIEAACEGLGNHIDASPIMSETIKNLYDGVPMAQVYDSAILASRTLIEKDPAYSQVTARILMHVIRKEILGREVLQGDMQAEYPNYFPQFIRQGIEAELLDPRLLEFDLAKISSALSADRDLQFNYLGLQTLYDRYFLHIEDHRIEMPQAFFMRVAMGLALNEPERERRAIEFYEILSTFDFMSSTPTLFNSATLRSQLSSCYLTTVDDDLDGIYEALKENALLSKFAGGLGNDWTNVRALGSHIKGTNGKSQGVVPFLKVVNDTAVAVNQGGKRKGAVCAYLETWHLDIEEFLELRKNTGDDRRRTHDMNTSNWIPDLFMKRVMENGDWTLFSPSTTPDLHDKYGKAFEQAYVAYEKRAEAGEIKPSKKVPAVQMWRKMLAMLFETGHPWITFKDPCNIRSPQQHVGVVHSSNLCTEITLNTNETEIAVCNLGSVNLTAHMTTDANGQMVLDHAKLKKTIQTAMRMLDNVIDINYYAVAKARNSNVKHRPVGLGIMGFQDCLHMQRIPYASDAAVKFADTSMEAVCYYAYQASSELAKERGAYSSYHGSLWDRGILPQDTLKMLQDERGGYVEVDQSSTMDWNALRAQIKQHGMRNSNCVAIAPTATISNIIGVSACIEPTFQNLFVKSNLSGEFTVVNDYLVRDLKDRGLWDEVMIADLKYFDGTLSKIDRVPQDLRDLYATAFELEPSWLVEAASRRQKWIDQAQSLNIYMAGASGKKLDDTYKLAWLRGLKTTYYLRTMAATHVEKSTVATGQLNSVSNGTETAPALAADGPVCTMRPGDPGFEECEACQ, from the coding sequence ATGACCTTCGCCGATCCACAAGCTGCAGGCCAATCAAGTTCAGTAAACCAAGGTGGTCTTGGCGCAGGGGCTAGTTTGACCCAAACCCCATCCGCGAATTTTGTAGCGGGTGGCGTAGGTCTGGCGCAAGCAACGCAACTCTCGGACTACAAAATTATTCGGCGCAATGGTTCTGTAGTCGCATTTGAGCCATCCAAAATTGCAATTGCCGTTACCAAGGCATTTTTGGCTGTGAACGGAGGCCAGGGAGCCGCTTCGGCTCGGATTCGTGAGCAGGTAGAACAGCTAACCCAAAACGTAGTGCGCGCTTTATTGCGCAGCCGTCCCAATGGCGGCACATTTCATATAGAAGATATTCAAGATCAAGTTGAGCTGACCTTAATGCGCAGTGGTGAGCATAATGTTGCACGCGCCTATGTCCTTTATCGCGAGAAGCGTAATCAAGAGCGCGCTGCCCAGCAAAGTGCAAGTCAAGATCAGGCTGCCGATGCCGCATTACCCTCCGTTCAGGTCAACGATAATGGTATTAGCAAACCCCTCAATGTTGTTGGTCTCAGAACGGTGATTGAGGCTGCATGTGAAGGATTGGGAAATCATATTGATGCTAGCCCGATCATGAGCGAGACTATTAAGAACTTATACGATGGCGTGCCAATGGCGCAGGTCTATGACTCGGCGATTTTGGCTTCGCGGACTTTGATCGAAAAAGATCCTGCTTATAGCCAAGTTACTGCACGTATTTTGATGCACGTGATCCGTAAAGAGATTTTGGGCCGTGAGGTTTTGCAAGGCGATATGCAAGCCGAGTACCCTAATTATTTCCCACAATTTATCCGCCAGGGCATCGAAGCTGAACTGCTTGATCCGCGCTTACTCGAGTTTGATTTAGCTAAGATCTCATCTGCTCTTAGCGCCGACAGAGATTTGCAGTTCAATTACCTTGGCCTGCAAACCCTGTACGACCGTTATTTCTTACACATCGAGGATCATCGTATTGAGATGCCGCAGGCCTTCTTTATGCGGGTGGCGATGGGTCTCGCCTTAAATGAGCCAGAGCGCGAGCGTCGTGCCATTGAGTTCTACGAGATTCTTTCTACCTTTGACTTTATGTCAAGCACCCCAACCTTGTTTAACTCGGCTACCTTGCGTTCACAGTTATCCAGTTGCTACCTGACGACCGTTGACGATGACCTTGATGGTATCTACGAAGCATTAAAAGAGAATGCTCTCTTGTCTAAGTTTGCAGGTGGCCTAGGTAATGATTGGACCAATGTTCGTGCTCTAGGAAGTCATATCAAGGGTACAAATGGAAAGTCACAGGGTGTGGTGCCATTCCTTAAGGTGGTCAACGATACAGCCGTTGCAGTTAATCAAGGCGGTAAACGCAAGGGCGCAGTTTGTGCCTACTTAGAGACTTGGCATTTAGACATTGAAGAGTTCTTGGAATTACGTAAGAACACGGGCGATGATCGTCGTCGTACCCATGATATGAATACCTCGAACTGGATTCCGGATTTGTTTATGAAGAGGGTGATGGAAAACGGTGATTGGACTTTGTTTTCCCCATCAACCACCCCGGATTTGCATGATAAGTATGGCAAAGCCTTTGAGCAAGCCTATGTTGCTTACGAAAAGCGGGCAGAGGCTGGTGAGATTAAACCATCAAAGAAAGTGCCAGCAGTTCAGATGTGGCGCAAGATGCTGGCCATGTTATTTGAGACCGGCCATCCGTGGATTACCTTTAAAGACCCTTGTAATATTCGGAGTCCACAGCAGCACGTTGGCGTGGTGCATTCCTCGAATCTATGTACCGAGATCACCCTGAATACCAATGAGACTGAAATTGCGGTTTGCAATTTAGGTTCAGTGAACTTGACTGCCCACATGACCACCGATGCAAATGGTCAGATGGTCTTGGATCACGCCAAGCTCAAGAAAACCATTCAGACCGCGATGCGTATGCTTGATAACGTCATTGATATTAATTACTATGCCGTTGCCAAGGCGCGCAATTCAAATGTGAAGCATCGCCCAGTGGGTTTAGGCATCATGGGCTTCCAGGATTGCTTACATATGCAGCGTATTCCGTATGCTAGTGATGCGGCAGTGAAGTTCGCAGACACTTCGATGGAAGCCGTTTGCTATTACGCCTACCAGGCATCTAGCGAGTTGGCCAAAGAGCGAGGCGCTTACAGCAGCTATCACGGATCTTTGTGGGATCGCGGCATTCTTCCCCAAGACACTCTCAAAATGCTTCAGGATGAGCGCGGCGGCTATGTGGAAGTCGATCAGTCCAGCACTATGGATTGGAATGCATTGCGTGCTCAGATTAAGCAACACGGGATGCGCAACTCTAATTGCGTGGCCATTGCTCCAACAGCAACGATTTCTAATATTATTGGGGTATCGGCCTGTATTGAGCCCACTTTCCAAAATTTGTTTGTTAAGTCGAATCTATCTGGTGAGTTTACGGTTGTGAACGACTATCTCGTTCGCGATCTCAAGGACCGCGGGCTTTGGGACGAGGTGATGATTGCTGACCTCAAGTATTTTGATGGCACTTTGTCAAAGATCGATCGGGTTCCACAGGATTTGCGTGATTTATACGCTACGGCCTTTGAGCTTGAGCCAAGTTGGTTGGTCGAGGCGGCCTCCCGTCGCCAGAAGTGGATCGATCAAGCGCAATCCTTAAATATTTATATGGCAGGTGCCTCGGGCAAGAAATTGGACGATACCTACAAACTCGCCTGGTTGCGTGGTTTAAAGACTACCTACTACCTGCGTACTATGGCTGCTACCCACGTTGAGAAGTCGACCGTAGCAACAGGCCAGCTGAACTCTGTTTCGAACGGAACAGAAACAGCCCCAGCTCTAGCGGCAGATGGGCCGGTATGCACGATGCGCCCTGGCGACCCTGGATTTGAAGAATGTGAAGCGTGTCAGTAA
- a CDS encoding ribonucleotide-diphosphate reductase subunit beta, with protein sequence MLNWDDEVAPALAKAGFAPPPSMPVPPAQPQLAPVQADSVAMAPPAQPVKPVAEAIERRVNVADKRVINGTTDVNQLVPFKYKWAWEKYLAGCANHWMPQEINMNRDIALWKDPNGLTEDERRIIMRNLGFFVTADSLAANNIVLGTYRQITAPECRQYLLRQAFEEAIHTHAYQYIVESLGLDQAEIFNAYHEVPSIRAKDEFLIPFIDVLTDPAFKTGTLENDQKLLRSLIVFACVMEGLFFYVGFTQILAMGRQNKMTGAAEQYQYILRDESMHCNFGIDLINQIKLENPQLWTSAFKEEIRSIFEKAVELEYRYAEDTMPRGVLGLNAPMFKSYLRFICNRRCMQIGLDSMYPNEENPFPWMSEMIDLKKERNFFETRVIEYQTGGALNWE encoded by the coding sequence ATGTTGAACTGGGACGATGAAGTTGCACCCGCGTTAGCGAAGGCGGGCTTTGCCCCGCCCCCATCGATGCCTGTGCCCCCAGCGCAGCCACAGTTAGCACCTGTTCAAGCGGATAGCGTTGCTATGGCACCGCCAGCGCAACCAGTCAAGCCTGTTGCAGAAGCGATTGAGCGGCGTGTGAACGTTGCCGATAAACGGGTCATTAATGGCACGACGGACGTTAACCAATTGGTGCCATTTAAGTACAAGTGGGCTTGGGAGAAGTATCTAGCAGGTTGTGCAAACCATTGGATGCCACAAGAAATCAATATGAACCGCGACATTGCCCTATGGAAAGACCCCAATGGGCTTACAGAGGATGAGCGACGCATCATCATGCGTAACTTAGGATTTTTCGTTACTGCCGACTCTTTGGCGGCTAACAATATTGTTCTTGGTACCTATCGCCAAATTACTGCCCCAGAGTGCCGCCAATATCTGTTGCGTCAGGCTTTTGAAGAGGCTATTCATACTCATGCCTATCAGTACATTGTTGAGTCTTTAGGCCTTGATCAAGCTGAAATCTTCAATGCTTATCACGAAGTTCCCTCGATTCGGGCTAAGGATGAGTTCCTAATCCCCTTTATCGATGTACTCACAGATCCTGCTTTTAAGACTGGAACTTTGGAAAATGATCAAAAATTGTTGCGCTCTTTGATTGTTTTTGCCTGTGTGATGGAAGGATTGTTCTTTTATGTTGGTTTTACGCAAATCCTCGCAATGGGTCGCCAAAACAAGATGACTGGTGCAGCAGAGCAGTATCAATACATCCTGCGCGATGAGTCAATGCACTGTAATTTTGGGATCGATTTGATTAACCAAATCAAGCTGGAGAACCCACAGCTATGGACTTCTGCGTTCAAAGAGGAGATCCGTAGCATCTTTGAAAAAGCGGTTGAGTTGGAGTATCGCTATGCCGAGGATACGATGCCAAGAGGGGTGCTTGGATTGAACGCGCCAATGTTCAAAAGCTACCTTAGATTCATCTGTAATCGCCGATGCATGCAAATAGGACTTGACTCCATGTATCCAAATGAAGAGAATCCATTCCCATGGATGTCAGAAATGATAGATCTGAAAAAAGAGAGAAACTTTTTTGAGACCAGAGTGATTGAGTATCAAACCGGTGGTGCGTTAAATTGGGAGTAG
- a CDS encoding histone encodes MAIAKKKSAAKKPAAKKKVAAKKPAAKKAAKKRPAAKKAAKRPAAKKAAKKPAAKKAAKKKVAKKRPAAKKKKAAKKKPAKKAAKKRPAAKKKGASVKKPAAKPAVAESAHTALNPAAAWPFPTGSHP; translated from the coding sequence ATGGCAATCGCCAAAAAGAAGTCTGCTGCAAAGAAACCAGCTGCTAAGAAAAAAGTAGCTGCTAAGAAACCAGCTGCCAAAAAAGCAGCTAAGAAGCGCCCAGCTGCCAAAAAAGCAGCAAAGCGCCCAGCTGCCAAAAAAGCAGCTAAGAAGCCTGCCGCTAAAAAAGCTGCTAAGAAAAAAGTAGCTAAAAAGCGTCCTGCTGCTAAGAAGAAAAAAGCTGCCAAGAAAAAGCCTGCTAAAAAAGCAGCTAAGAAAAGGCCTGCTGCCAAAAAGAAAGGGGCTTCTGTAAAAAAGCCCGCGGCTAAGCCCGCCGTTGCTGAATCAGCGCACACTGCGTTGAACCCGGCTGCGGCTTGGCCTTTTCCTACAGGCAGCCATCCCTAA
- a CDS encoding carbohydrate kinase family protein, producing MASIICGSIAYDTIMTFEGRFQDQILPDQIHILNVAFLVPSMRREFGGCAGNIGYNLKLLGGEPLVMATVGADAEPYLQRLDDLGMNRSHVKKLDETFTAQAMITTDMANNQITAFHPGAMNHSHLNRVTDCLSTLGSASPHFGIVAPDGRLGMWEHCHQFVEAGVPFMFDPGQGLPMFNGQELLELVKLASYVAVNDYEGEMLCQRTGLSLDQIAKEVKALIVTKGAQGAQIYADGKSIAIPAVRPEKVIDPTGCGDAFRGGLLYGLENTLDWETTGRLASLMGSIKIAHQGPQNHQPPRSEIMARFKDAFGYSF from the coding sequence ATGGCTAGCATCATTTGTGGCTCTATTGCCTACGACACCATCATGACCTTTGAAGGTCGTTTTCAAGATCAGATCTTGCCCGATCAGATTCATATTCTGAATGTAGCCTTTTTGGTACCTAGCATGCGCCGAGAATTTGGTGGTTGCGCAGGGAACATTGGCTACAACCTCAAACTACTAGGGGGTGAGCCTTTGGTAATGGCAACGGTTGGGGCAGATGCCGAGCCCTACCTTCAGCGCCTTGATGATCTTGGAATGAACCGATCCCATGTCAAGAAACTGGATGAGACCTTCACTGCACAAGCCATGATCACAACCGATATGGCCAATAACCAAATTACTGCCTTTCACCCAGGCGCCATGAATCACTCTCACCTCAATCGCGTTACAGACTGCCTTAGCACTCTTGGTTCCGCGAGTCCACACTTCGGTATCGTAGCGCCTGATGGACGGCTTGGTATGTGGGAGCATTGTCACCAATTTGTAGAGGCAGGCGTACCCTTTATGTTTGATCCAGGCCAAGGTTTACCAATGTTTAATGGTCAAGAGCTTCTCGAACTTGTAAAGCTTGCCAGTTACGTTGCCGTGAATGACTATGAAGGTGAAATGCTTTGTCAGCGCACTGGCCTATCTTTAGATCAAATTGCTAAGGAAGTAAAAGCACTGATTGTGACCAAAGGGGCGCAAGGGGCACAAATCTATGCTGATGGCAAAAGTATTGCCATACCCGCGGTCAGACCGGAAAAAGTGATTGATCCAACCGGTTGCGGTGACGCATTCCGCGGGGGACTACTCTACGGTCTAGAAAATACATTAGATTGGGAGACCACGGGAAGACTTGCCAGCCTAATGGGTTCAATCAAAATCGCTCATCAAGGGCCCCAAAATCATCAACCCCCCCGCTCCGAGATCATGGCGCGTTTTAAAGACGCCTTTGGCTATTCTTTCTAA
- a CDS encoding DUF3426 domain-containing protein — MAFSSPRSIHDEPKKLSGSGLKHIVTKSGLIKKPLSIKKQLLAGLAVLLIAYPFATAFWRMPMLHALAPSMDGSPNSTGLSAFKAVQTIDNFLCELIPCDRKAISDFKAWRFISANLGIAEINNRDPGLPAAQSMLQIELQNRLALPIAIPGLELILTDADEKTIVRILLSPEEWLPKTWQSTHPDFLLTGASAGEVFNLSIPLQVPSNAAGYRLRVAYPTQSPTNP, encoded by the coding sequence ATGGCGTTTAGCTCCCCACGATCGATTCATGACGAACCAAAAAAATTATCTGGCTCAGGATTGAAACATATCGTTACAAAATCGGGCCTCATAAAAAAGCCTCTTTCTATCAAAAAACAATTATTGGCTGGACTAGCAGTACTTTTGATCGCTTATCCATTTGCTACAGCGTTCTGGCGAATGCCTATGCTTCATGCGCTTGCCCCAAGCATGGATGGCAGTCCTAACTCAACCGGGTTATCTGCTTTCAAAGCCGTTCAAACGATCGATAACTTTTTATGTGAATTGATTCCATGTGATCGTAAGGCTATTTCTGATTTCAAAGCATGGCGCTTTATATCGGCCAATCTAGGCATTGCAGAAATAAACAACCGTGATCCTGGCTTGCCAGCCGCGCAATCGATGTTACAAATCGAGTTACAAAACCGCTTAGCTCTCCCCATCGCCATTCCTGGACTCGAACTCATTTTGACCGATGCGGATGAGAAAACCATTGTCCGCATACTGCTCTCTCCTGAAGAGTGGCTTCCGAAGACCTGGCAAAGCACACATCCTGATTTTTTATTAACCGGCGCATCAGCGGGAGAGGTATTTAACCTATCAATCCCCCTTCAAGTTCCCTCGAATGCCGCAGGCTATCGCCTGCGTGTAGCATATCCCACTCAATCTCCCACCAATCCATGA
- the accC gene encoding acetyl-CoA carboxylase biotin carboxylase subunit → MFDKILIANRGEIALRIQRACRELGIKTVVVYSTADKEAKYVKLADEAVCIGPAPSGQSYLNMPAIISAAEVTDAEAIHPGYGFLSENADFAERVEKSGFAFIGPRPESIRLMGDKVSAKNAMIKAGVPCVPGSAGALPTDNPKEIIATAKRVGYPVIIKAAGGGGGRGMRVVHTEAALLSAVNMTREEAGRAFGNPEVYMEKFLEKPRHVEIQVLADTHGNALWLGERDCSMQRRHQKVIEEAPAPGIDRKLIAKIGERCADACKKIAYRGAGTFEFLYENGEFFFIEMNTRVQVEHPVTEMITGIDIVQEQIKIAAGQKLSFRQRDVIFRGHAIECRLNAEDPFKFTPSPGRIQSWHMPGGPGIRVDSHAYSGYMVPPNYDSMIGKLIAYGATREQAIRRMRIALSEMVIDGIQTNVPLHRELMLDSKFVEGGTSIHYLEQRLEEQSATRGKK, encoded by the coding sequence ATGTTTGACAAAATCCTCATCGCTAATCGCGGCGAAATTGCCCTACGCATCCAGCGCGCCTGTCGTGAGCTTGGTATCAAGACCGTGGTGGTTTACTCCACTGCCGATAAAGAGGCTAAATATGTAAAGCTTGCCGATGAGGCGGTTTGCATCGGGCCAGCCCCCTCTGGTCAGAGCTACCTTAATATGCCGGCCATCATTTCTGCTGCAGAGGTAACTGATGCTGAAGCAATTCATCCAGGCTATGGCTTTCTATCAGAGAACGCAGACTTTGCAGAGCGTGTTGAAAAATCGGGTTTTGCATTTATCGGTCCTCGCCCCGAATCCATTCGTCTGATGGGTGATAAGGTTTCTGCTAAGAATGCCATGATCAAGGCCGGGGTTCCCTGTGTGCCCGGTTCGGCAGGAGCATTACCCACCGATAACCCCAAAGAAATTATTGCGACCGCTAAACGCGTTGGCTACCCCGTCATCATTAAAGCAGCCGGTGGTGGTGGTGGTCGTGGGATGCGCGTAGTTCATACCGAGGCAGCTCTTTTAAGTGCCGTAAATATGACCCGCGAAGAGGCGGGACGAGCCTTTGGTAATCCAGAGGTTTATATGGAAAAGTTCTTGGAAAAGCCACGCCACGTCGAGATCCAAGTGTTAGCTGATACACACGGCAATGCCCTTTGGCTTGGTGAGCGTGATTGCTCCATGCAACGTCGCCACCAAAAGGTTATCGAAGAGGCTCCAGCACCAGGTATTGATCGAAAACTAATTGCTAAGATTGGTGAGCGCTGTGCTGATGCTTGTAAAAAAATTGCCTATCGGGGTGCCGGTACGTTTGAGTTCTTATATGAAAACGGCGAGTTCTTTTTTATTGAGATGAACACGCGCGTTCAGGTTGAGCATCCAGTTACTGAAATGATTACGGGTATTGATATTGTGCAGGAGCAAATTAAGATTGCGGCTGGGCAAAAACTTAGTTTTCGCCAACGCGATGTTATCTTTAGAGGGCATGCTATCGAATGTCGTTTAAATGCTGAAGACCCCTTCAAGTTCACGCCAAGCCCAGGGCGAATTCAGTCCTGGCACATGCCAGGCGGCCCTGGAATCCGAGTTGATTCTCATGCCTACAGCGGCTACATGGTGCCACCTAACTACGATTCGATGATTGGGAAATTGATTGCCTATGGGGCGACTCGAGAACAAGCTATTCGTAGAATGCGTATTGCACTCTCAGAGATGGTGATTGATGGTATTCAGACGAATGTACCGCTACATCGGGAACTGATGCTCGACTCAAAATTTGTGGAAGGCGGCACGAGCATTCATTATCTTGAGCAACGTCTTGAGGAGCAGTCAGCTACTCGCGGCAAGAAATAA
- the accB gene encoding acetyl-CoA carboxylase biotin carboxyl carrier protein — MDLRKLKTLIDLVSDSGISELEVSEGEDKVRIVNTRGGPTASTYAGSSPSTVVMAAPIPLEPSSPAPIAVATAPSVATEGFTQKSPMVGTFYRSPNPEAPAFVNVGDTVTVGQTLCIIEAMKLLNEIESEKAGIVKQVLCENGQGVEFDQPLFIIA, encoded by the coding sequence ATGGACTTAAGAAAACTAAAGACATTAATCGATCTAGTCTCAGATTCAGGGATTTCAGAGCTAGAAGTTAGCGAGGGTGAGGATAAAGTTCGTATTGTGAATACACGGGGCGGCCCAACTGCAAGTACTTATGCTGGCTCTAGCCCCAGCACCGTTGTCATGGCGGCACCGATACCGCTAGAACCCTCCTCCCCCGCCCCTATCGCTGTTGCTACTGCACCCAGCGTGGCGACAGAAGGCTTTACCCAAAAATCGCCGATGGTTGGAACCTTCTATCGCTCACCAAACCCCGAGGCACCTGCTTTTGTCAATGTAGGCGACACCGTAACGGTTGGGCAAACCTTGTGCATCATTGAAGCAATGAAGCTCCTTAATGAAATTGAATCTGAGAAAGCGGGCATCGTTAAACAAGTTCTATGTGAAAACGGTCAAGGTGTTGAATTCGATCAACCTCTTTTTATCATCGCCTAA
- the aroQ gene encoding type II 3-dehydroquinate dehydratase yields the protein MQKNSVNRSVLVIQGPNLNLLGMREPEVYGTITLEDIHKKLADLAKQVDISLETYQSNHEGELIDRVQKAKKDGVSFIIINPGGFTHTSVALRDALAGVAIPFIEVHLSNIHQREEFRKHSYFSDLAMGVICGLGAHGYELALNTIQHKLSST from the coding sequence ATGCAAAAAAATTCTGTTAATCGATCGGTTCTTGTAATCCAGGGGCCTAATTTAAATCTATTAGGCATGAGGGAGCCAGAGGTCTACGGCACAATTACCCTCGAAGACATTCATAAAAAACTGGCTGACTTAGCAAAACAGGTTGATATTTCCTTAGAGACTTATCAGAGCAACCATGAGGGCGAACTCATTGATCGCGTTCAAAAGGCGAAAAAAGATGGGGTTAGTTTCATCATCATTAATCCAGGGGGCTTTACTCACACCAGTGTTGCCCTAAGGGATGCTCTTGCTGGGGTTGCGATTCCTTTTATTGAGGTTCATTTATCCAATATCCATCAGCGCGAAGAGTTCCGCAAGCATTCTTACTTTTCCGATTTAGCCATGGGTGTTATTTGCGGCTTAGGGGCTCATGGATATGAACTTGCCCTCAATACGATTCAACACAAACTATCTTCCACATAA
- a CDS encoding TlpA disulfide reductase family protein — MNRRQFLLGGSIAIIAAAAGALIANWRTSVGSASHEAVKALFEREWFSPDQKPISTVDWKNKVLVVNFWASWCPPCVEEMPALDKIQGEYDPKNMLIVGIGIDSPSNIRQFIETTIISYPIVLGGLGGNEINKMLGNPSGALPFTVVINSKGEIKSRKLGKISEDELRKMIKDVI, encoded by the coding sequence ATGAACCGTCGTCAATTTTTACTCGGTGGCAGTATCGCCATCATTGCAGCTGCCGCTGGCGCCCTCATAGCTAACTGGAGAACAAGCGTTGGCTCGGCCTCGCATGAGGCTGTCAAGGCACTTTTTGAACGGGAATGGTTTTCGCCAGACCAAAAGCCAATTTCAACAGTGGATTGGAAAAATAAGGTCCTAGTCGTCAATTTTTGGGCTTCATGGTGCCCACCCTGCGTCGAAGAAATGCCTGCTTTAGACAAAATTCAAGGGGAATATGACCCTAAAAATATGCTAATTGTCGGTATCGGCATCGATTCACCCTCTAATATTCGTCAATTTATAGAAACAACGATCATTTCCTATCCTATTGTTTTAGGGGGGCTTGGCGGGAATGAGATTAATAAAATGCTTGGCAATCCCTCTGGGGCCCTACCATTTACTGTGGTCATCAACTCCAAAGGTGAGATTAAAAGCCGTAAATTAGGTAAGATATCTGAAGATGAGCTTAGAAAGATGATAAAAGACGTTATTTAA
- the mpl gene encoding UDP-N-acetylmuramate:L-alanyl-gamma-D-glutamyl-meso-diaminopimelate ligase, producing the protein MHIHILGICGTFMGGIAAIARQAGHQVTGCDANVYPPMSTQLEAQGIELIEGYSPDQLQQFKSKPDLFLIGNVVSRGNPLLEEILNQGLPYTSGPQWLGEHVLRGQHVMAVAGTHGKTTTTAMLTWILEFNQQSPGYLIGGVPLNFTVSARLGKGAYFVIEADEYDTAFFDKRSKFVHYRPHTAILNNLEFDHADIFPDITAIEAQFHHLVRTIPQKGLVITNSMEQSLERVIERGCWSPLERFGEKIGDWSMVDLLNAEGKPGADFAVLQRGQKCAEVHWASNSGVMGKHNQMNALAAIAAANHIGIHPEDAAKALAEFKNVKRRLELIGIKNHIHVYDDFAHHPTAIATTLDGLRKRVGNERILAVLEPRSNTMKLGVMKSQLPESLHAADLVFAYGAISGKDALGWDLQEAIAPLAERGKSFQDLGRLVESICTSAKPGDHILVMSNGGFGGVHQKILQRLSEVEIRNSKKE; encoded by the coding sequence ATGCATATACATATCTTGGGCATTTGCGGAACCTTTATGGGTGGGATAGCGGCAATTGCCCGTCAAGCAGGTCATCAAGTGACCGGTTGCGACGCCAATGTTTATCCTCCCATGAGTACTCAGCTTGAGGCCCAAGGAATAGAACTGATCGAAGGATACTCTCCCGATCAATTACAACAATTTAAATCGAAACCAGATTTATTTCTAATTGGCAATGTGGTGTCGCGTGGTAATCCTCTGTTAGAGGAGATCCTAAACCAAGGACTGCCTTACACCTCTGGTCCGCAGTGGTTGGGCGAGCATGTTTTAAGGGGTCAACACGTCATGGCGGTTGCTGGTACTCATGGCAAAACCACAACAACTGCGATGCTCACGTGGATATTGGAATTTAATCAACAAAGCCCAGGTTACTTAATTGGTGGGGTCCCTTTAAATTTCACGGTATCGGCTCGCCTTGGGAAGGGCGCTTACTTTGTGATTGAGGCTGATGAGTATGACACCGCCTTTTTTGATAAACGCAGCAAGTTTGTTCACTATCGACCACATACTGCAATTCTTAACAACCTAGAGTTTGATCACGCTGATATTTTTCCAGATATCACGGCTATTGAGGCCCAATTTCATCATCTCGTTCGAACTATTCCTCAAAAAGGTTTGGTGATTACAAATTCTATGGAGCAATCGCTAGAGCGAGTGATTGAGCGTGGCTGCTGGAGCCCATTAGAGCGTTTTGGAGAAAAGATAGGCGATTGGTCAATGGTAGACCTGCTGAATGCAGAAGGGAAGCCAGGTGCTGATTTTGCAGTTCTACAGAGAGGGCAAAAATGCGCTGAGGTCCATTGGGCAAGCAACTCTGGGGTGATGGGCAAGCACAATCAAATGAACGCTCTAGCTGCTATAGCAGCGGCAAACCATATTGGTATTCATCCGGAAGATGCTGCGAAGGCGCTGGCTGAGTTTAAGAATGTGAAACGGCGTCTTGAGTTAATTGGTATTAAGAATCATATTCATGTTTATGATGATTTTGCGCATCATCCCACAGCGATTGCAACGACACTCGATGGTCTTCGAAAGCGGGTCGGTAATGAACGTATCCTAGCAGTATTAGAGCCTCGTTCTAATACGATGAAGTTAGGGGTTATGAAATCACAACTCCCGGAGAGCTTGCACGCTGCTGATTTGGTCTTTGCATATGGCGCAATTAGTGGCAAGGATGCTCTGGGCTGGGACTTGCAAGAGGCTATCGCTCCTTTAGCGGAGCGCGGTAAAAGTTTTCAGGATTTAGGTCGCCTCGTAGAGAGTATTTGTACATCTGCAAA